The following are encoded in a window of Pseudomonadota bacterium genomic DNA:
- a CDS encoding flavin reductase family protein has product MYYDPDVKGDHGLPHDPFKALVSPRPIGWITTLGADGVVNLAPYSFFNAVSYFPCYVMFSSSGLKDDPMKHSWRNAEETGEFVCNIVSTELADAMNLTAKHVPKDVNELEMAGLTPEPSEKVKPPRVKEAPAHLECEYWKTIDLPTNNPKFKHGVVFGHVVGIHINDDIIVDGQVDVTRYNPLARLGYMDYTSVEKTFSMKRPDDLALGRKVLGDKPYKIKTST; this is encoded by the coding sequence ATGTACTACGATCCGGACGTTAAAGGAGATCACGGCCTGCCCCATGACCCTTTTAAAGCACTCGTTTCTCCACGACCTATTGGATGGATCACCACTCTAGGTGCAGATGGCGTCGTCAACCTTGCGCCCTACAGCTTCTTTAATGCTGTCTCGTATTTCCCCTGTTATGTAATGTTTTCATCAAGTGGCTTGAAAGATGATCCTATGAAGCATAGCTGGCGAAACGCCGAAGAAACTGGCGAATTTGTCTGTAATATCGTCTCAACAGAGTTGGCCGATGCTATGAATTTAACAGCCAAACATGTACCAAAAGATGTAAACGAACTCGAAATGGCCGGACTAACGCCGGAGCCCTCAGAAAAAGTTAAACCACCTCGGGTAAAAGAAGCCCCGGCTCATTTAGAATGTGAGTATTGGAAAACAATCGATTTACCAACCAACAATCCTAAGTTTAAGCATGGTGTTGTCTTTGGTCATGTCGTAGGTATTCATATTAACGACGACATTATCGTAGATGGTCAAGTTGACGTTACGCGGTATAACCCGCTCGCTCGTTTGGGTTACATGGATTATACATCTGTCGAAAAGACCTTTTCCATGAAACGACCTGATGATCTTGCGTTGGGACGGAAAGTCCTGGGTGACAAACCTTACAAGATCAAAACATCCACATGA
- a CDS encoding enoyl-CoA hydratase-related protein, whose product MKYSCIRNQIEDGVSIITFNRPDKLGAMNAQMMAETLHAMEKTSENEDIRCIILTGTGRGFCSGQDLNDRIKQKTGKKRDLGVTLDEGYNRFARKVRSVRIPIVVAVNGIAAGAGSSIALLGDIVIAAKSASFIQAFVRIGLVPDCGGTYALPRLVGRARALGMALLGDTIDAKTAAEWGLIWKVSEDEDLMADALLIAKKLASGPTKSYALIRQAIDAADTNSFDEQLDFEMQCQRAAGYTEDHAEGVSAFIEKRPASFKGQ is encoded by the coding sequence ATGAAATACAGTTGTATCCGAAACCAAATAGAAGATGGAGTTTCAATAATTACGTTTAATAGGCCCGATAAATTAGGCGCCATGAATGCGCAAATGATGGCAGAAACCTTACATGCAATGGAAAAAACCTCTGAAAATGAAGACATACGTTGCATAATCTTAACCGGTACAGGTCGTGGTTTTTGTTCTGGACAGGACTTAAATGACCGAATTAAACAAAAAACCGGTAAGAAACGCGATCTGGGCGTCACGCTAGACGAAGGCTACAATAGATTTGCTCGTAAAGTCCGTTCAGTCCGGATACCGATTGTTGTTGCAGTGAATGGAATTGCAGCCGGTGCTGGCTCCAGCATTGCATTATTAGGAGATATCGTTATCGCCGCAAAATCCGCAAGCTTTATTCAAGCTTTCGTCCGCATTGGTTTGGTGCCCGATTGTGGAGGCACCTATGCGCTCCCGAGACTGGTGGGTAGAGCTCGTGCCCTTGGCATGGCATTACTGGGAGACACGATTGATGCAAAAACAGCTGCCGAATGGGGCCTTATATGGAAGGTTAGCGAAGACGAAGACTTAATGGCGGACGCTCTTTTAATCGCTAAAAAACTCGCTTCAGGTCCAACAAAATCCTACGCACTCATCCGCCAGGCAATTGACGCAGCAGATACTAACTCATTTGATGAGCAATTAGACTTTGAAATGCAATGCCAAAGGGCTGCCGGATATACCGAAGACCACGCGGAGGGTGTCAGCGCTTTCATTGAGAAGCGGCCCGCCAGTTTTAAAGGTCAATGA
- a CDS encoding CerR family C-terminal domain-containing protein — protein MQNDLKGGEASNGLHNRSSGEKSRARILEAAGQLFAARGFDGVSTRELAAAARVNISAITYYFQGKNGLYQSVLEQLVDDTAPLFDPMISKMEHDIADAGARREVLAETAVWFVGALLSGILTDPRIRWQMPLVMREFQQPSSGFQFLYTKRIEPMHNVIAKLVSAALQINPKEIETKIVTATIIGQCMAFGFARAVIFARTGWQDYDEHNRQQVIDIVSSGILRTLNLPTTRGTAKC, from the coding sequence ATGCAAAATGACCTAAAGGGTGGGGAAGCATCAAATGGGCTTCATAATCGGTCAAGCGGCGAGAAAAGCCGCGCAAGAATACTAGAGGCCGCTGGCCAACTTTTTGCTGCACGTGGTTTTGACGGTGTGTCAACTCGGGAACTTGCTGCCGCCGCCAGAGTAAATATTTCTGCCATTACCTATTATTTTCAGGGTAAGAATGGTCTTTACCAATCTGTGCTCGAACAATTAGTTGACGATACGGCACCTCTCTTCGATCCAATGATATCAAAGATGGAACACGATATTGCCGATGCTGGTGCCCGACGGGAAGTGTTAGCGGAAACGGCAGTATGGTTTGTTGGCGCATTGTTGTCGGGCATTTTGACGGATCCGAGGATCCGTTGGCAGATGCCATTAGTCATGCGGGAATTTCAACAACCTTCATCAGGATTTCAATTTCTTTATACTAAACGTATTGAGCCAATGCATAATGTCATAGCAAAGCTAGTTAGTGCTGCGCTCCAAATAAACCCAAAAGAGATTGAAACTAAAATAGTTACCGCCACCATAATTGGACAGTGCATGGCATTTGGCTTTGCGAGAGCGGTTATTTTCGCGCGGACCGGCTGGCAAGACTACGACGAACATAACCGTCAGCAAGTAATCGATATCGTATCATCCGGCATATTGCGTACACTTAACCTGCCTACTACCCGCGGAACTGCCAAATGTTAA
- a CDS encoding efflux RND transporter permease subunit, producing the protein MQSSAGPIGIFVRHPTAANLLMVVMIVAGLFALRQTNTQFFPDFGIDWVSVSVDWPGASAEDIDDNIVQAIEPEVRFLDGVKRVRSTSVEGVAKISVEFLPGTDMQAALADVETAVGQVSTLPRDSEKPEIKRIVRYDTINRIVISGPYPESSLKAIAKGIRDDLLDRGVDKVDITGARDEEIWVEVAPERLLELNLTLADISERIRGASQDLPSGNISGALKKTIRSIGLEKSAAGIGRIEVRSLKNGEKVILKDIAVVRERFSETQPTLERKGVRAIELHVQRAVAADALEVADRVENYLKDLHPTLPPNLLVETFDVQSELIRSRIALLLENGFTGLILVVLILFLFLSVSVAFWISIGIPVAILAAIAVMLASGQSINMVSLFGMIMGLGIVVDDAIVVGEHADKQSRSGLGPIEAAELGATNMMAPVFSSSLTTIAAFMPLFIISDVIGDIIRGIPLVVVAMIIASLIECFLVLPGHLRGAFAIANGEIKGLRATFNSAFNRFRDNRFEQIVMHAVRWRYTTISIAIAAFVICVGLLIGGRINFTFFPAPEANRMFASVQMNAGTPRDQTIKMVREMERSMRETEYALTEGKGGVVRFSILKFGMSVARGDVPVRNADNFGGMVVELVESDERDIRTTAFIEAWRARIKPIPGMDIFTITPAQGGPPGRDVDVRLKGRILNDLKQAATEVRALLERYNGVSDVNDDLQFGKREAIIAVNPQGRSLGFTTENVGRQVRNAFEGAIAKRFPRGDEEVTVRVRQLRNSDGVRSLDGFRLRGTAGAEVLLNEVVDIREKKGFSSITREDGKRVVAVTAETDKAITNNNKVLEALERDGLNAIAAKFGLKADFAGRAEEQKTTLDDMKTGTLIGFSAIYVILAWVFASYTRPFVVMAIIPLGFVGAVIGHILLGYDLTVLSLIALVGLSGIVVNDSIILVRTIDERISNGEPTIEAIKNGACDRLRAVILTSATTIGGLTPLLFETSLQARFIIPMAVTIIFGLVVTTMLVLLVAPAIIAIQADLSRTISLMRKSGNANGT; encoded by the coding sequence ATGCAATCAAGTGCTGGGCCAATAGGTATATTTGTGCGTCATCCCACCGCAGCCAATTTATTAATGGTTGTGATGATTGTGGCTGGCTTGTTTGCCCTTCGGCAGACTAACACCCAATTTTTTCCTGATTTTGGGATAGATTGGGTCTCCGTTTCAGTGGATTGGCCGGGAGCAAGCGCCGAAGATATTGATGATAATATTGTGCAAGCAATAGAGCCTGAGGTGCGTTTTCTTGATGGAGTAAAACGGGTTCGTTCAACCTCAGTTGAGGGAGTTGCAAAGATATCAGTAGAATTTTTGCCAGGGACGGATATGCAGGCTGCTCTCGCAGATGTAGAAACGGCGGTTGGTCAAGTTTCTACACTTCCGAGAGATAGTGAAAAACCCGAGATCAAGCGCATAGTACGTTATGACACGATAAATCGCATCGTTATTTCTGGCCCTTATCCAGAATCATCCCTGAAGGCTATAGCTAAGGGTATACGCGATGATTTGCTCGATCGTGGTGTAGATAAGGTTGATATTACTGGCGCACGTGACGAGGAAATATGGGTGGAAGTGGCGCCAGAGCGGCTTCTGGAATTAAACCTAACGCTGGCCGATATTTCCGAGCGCATTCGTGGGGCTTCGCAGGACCTTCCATCAGGAAATATCTCAGGTGCCTTAAAAAAAACAATACGTTCAATAGGTTTAGAGAAGAGTGCAGCTGGAATCGGGCGCATAGAAGTGCGTTCCCTAAAAAATGGTGAAAAAGTAATCCTAAAAGATATTGCAGTTGTGCGCGAACGTTTCTCGGAAACTCAGCCAACCTTGGAGCGGAAGGGTGTTCGTGCCATAGAACTTCACGTTCAAAGGGCAGTAGCCGCTGATGCTCTTGAAGTGGCTGATCGAGTAGAGAATTACCTGAAGGATTTGCATCCTACATTACCACCGAACCTTCTGGTCGAAACCTTTGATGTTCAGTCAGAATTAATACGGAGTCGTATTGCACTTTTACTCGAAAATGGGTTTACCGGCTTAATTCTGGTAGTGTTAATTCTGTTCTTATTTCTCAGTGTCTCAGTGGCTTTCTGGATATCTATTGGCATTCCGGTGGCGATATTAGCTGCGATTGCGGTTATGCTTGCGTCTGGCCAATCGATAAATATGGTTAGTCTTTTCGGCATGATAATGGGGCTGGGTATTGTCGTTGATGATGCAATCGTTGTTGGAGAACATGCTGATAAACAGTCGCGCTCTGGCCTCGGCCCAATAGAAGCTGCCGAGCTTGGAGCAACCAACATGATGGCTCCGGTATTTTCCTCATCGCTTACTACGATCGCCGCCTTTATGCCACTATTCATAATTTCTGATGTGATAGGTGATATTATCAGAGGCATTCCGCTGGTTGTGGTCGCGATGATCATCGCAAGCTTAATCGAATGCTTTCTTGTTCTCCCTGGACACCTGCGTGGAGCATTTGCAATAGCAAATGGTGAGATAAAGGGCCTAAGGGCAACGTTTAACTCAGCTTTTAATCGGTTCCGTGATAATCGTTTCGAGCAGATAGTTATGCATGCCGTTAGGTGGCGTTATACCACCATTTCCATTGCTATAGCCGCTTTTGTAATCTGTGTTGGGCTTTTAATAGGCGGCAGAATAAATTTTACATTTTTCCCGGCACCTGAGGCTAATCGCATGTTTGCCTCGGTGCAGATGAACGCTGGCACGCCGCGAGATCAGACAATTAAAATGGTTCGTGAGATGGAAAGAAGCATGCGTGAAACGGAGTACGCCCTTACCGAAGGCAAGGGAGGGGTGGTTCGTTTCAGTATTCTAAAATTTGGAATGTCGGTAGCTCGAGGAGATGTTCCGGTTAGGAATGCCGATAACTTTGGCGGGATGGTGGTTGAGCTAGTGGAATCTGACGAGCGTGATATCAGAACTACTGCTTTTATTGAGGCATGGCGCGCTCGGATAAAGCCTATTCCGGGCATGGACATCTTTACTATAACGCCCGCGCAGGGTGGTCCTCCGGGACGCGACGTTGACGTCCGTCTAAAAGGCCGAATCTTGAATGACCTAAAACAAGCAGCCACTGAGGTGCGGGCTCTGCTAGAGCGTTACAATGGTGTGAGTGATGTCAATGACGATTTGCAGTTCGGGAAGCGCGAAGCAATTATCGCTGTGAATCCACAAGGGCGTAGTCTGGGTTTTACTACTGAAAATGTTGGACGACAGGTGCGGAATGCTTTTGAGGGGGCGATTGCAAAACGGTTCCCACGTGGAGATGAGGAAGTCACTGTACGTGTGCGTCAGCTCCGGAATAGTGACGGTGTTCGGAGCCTTGATGGTTTCCGATTGAGAGGGACAGCCGGAGCTGAGGTCCTGCTTAATGAAGTGGTAGATATTCGCGAAAAAAAGGGGTTTTCAAGTATCACACGTGAAGATGGAAAGCGTGTCGTTGCAGTAACGGCAGAGACTGATAAAGCAATAACGAATAACAACAAGGTTTTAGAAGCCCTCGAGCGAGATGGGCTTAACGCAATCGCTGCAAAATTTGGATTGAAGGCAGATTTTGCTGGTAGGGCTGAAGAGCAAAAAACCACCCTTGATGATATGAAGACTGGAACCTTAATAGGTTTTTCGGCAATATATGTAATTCTTGCTTGGGTTTTTGCAAGCTACACCAGACCTTTCGTGGTAATGGCGATCATACCGCTTGGTTTTGTTGGAGCAGTGATTGGGCATATTCTGCTAGGCTATGACCTTACGGTTTTAAGTTTGATTGCCTTAGTTGGACTATCAGGCATTGTCGTTAATGACTCTATTATTCTTGTGCGCACTATCGATGAACGTATTTCAAATGGTGAACCAACAATTGAAGCGATAAAAAATGGCGCGTGCGACAGACTTCGTGCAGTAATCCTGACTTCCGCAACAACAATAGGAGGCCTCACACCCCTGTTGTTTGAAACAAGCCTTCAAGCCCGATTTATTATTCCAATGGCGGTTACAATTATTTTCGGCTTGGTGGTCACGACCATGCTAGTACTTCTTGTGGCGCCTGCAATAATTGCCATACAAGCGGATTTAAGCCGAACGATTTCATTGATGCGGAAGAGCGGAAATGCCAACGGCACTTAA
- a CDS encoding efflux RND transporter periplasmic adaptor subunit: MLNPISFFTKLTSARLPRLRFVKIGLPLFILFAAFGVVGLLKATKPEVKARPVVEKQWSVSVIEAQPADIRPRRRFYGEITAGREAELRAEVRGRVIAVNEKFIDGGVVSKGDLLVSFDPFDYAAEVSEREAEWVEAKARLSELKADFEGAVVLLKRDEEQSRLRARDVARRAKLMKRKNVSEKNFDDSKLALSEARQRVTERTKTIAKLKANIESQEATIKRRNVALQRARRDFANTKLFSPFDGFLTGVGTAVGRYVSIGDRVARLIEAGRLEVKFQVGNRQFGRLSKSSDIVGKSVRVFWRGGASETFDATIARVESVVDAATGGVNLFARLNGLDQRTKLRPGIFVEVSLEDRPYLNVVQLPETALYDDTIYVIKNNRLQARKVTLASRLGDEVLVSGEIERGDLIVTTSFNEIGPGLRVTVP; this comes from the coding sequence ATGTTAAATCCAATTTCCTTTTTCACCAAGCTTACATCGGCACGTTTGCCGAGATTACGGTTTGTTAAGATTGGTTTGCCTTTGTTTATACTGTTCGCTGCATTTGGTGTTGTTGGCCTCCTGAAAGCAACCAAGCCTGAGGTCAAGGCTCGGCCCGTCGTAGAAAAGCAGTGGTCTGTTTCAGTTATAGAGGCACAACCGGCCGATATTAGACCACGACGACGTTTTTATGGTGAGATTACCGCAGGTCGTGAAGCAGAACTCCGAGCAGAGGTTCGTGGACGTGTGATCGCGGTTAATGAAAAATTCATCGATGGGGGAGTGGTATCAAAGGGTGACTTGCTAGTTTCTTTTGATCCTTTCGACTATGCAGCGGAAGTAAGTGAGCGTGAGGCGGAGTGGGTTGAAGCTAAAGCACGTTTATCCGAACTCAAGGCAGATTTTGAAGGCGCGGTAGTTTTGCTGAAGCGTGATGAAGAGCAGTCACGCTTGAGGGCTCGCGACGTTGCGCGTCGTGCGAAACTAATGAAAAGGAAAAACGTATCCGAGAAAAATTTCGATGATTCTAAGTTAGCTCTTAGTGAAGCACGGCAGCGAGTTACGGAGCGCACCAAAACAATAGCCAAGCTTAAGGCGAATATTGAAAGCCAAGAGGCAACAATCAAAAGGCGTAATGTTGCTTTACAACGCGCGCGACGAGATTTTGCAAATACAAAGCTTTTTTCACCCTTCGATGGTTTTCTCACTGGAGTGGGTACGGCAGTTGGTCGATATGTATCAATAGGGGATAGAGTTGCGAGACTAATCGAAGCAGGCAGGTTAGAAGTCAAGTTTCAGGTTGGTAACAGGCAGTTTGGCAGACTTTCGAAGTCCAGTGATATTGTGGGAAAGTCAGTGAGGGTTTTCTGGCGCGGGGGGGCATCTGAAACCTTCGATGCAACAATAGCTCGTGTTGAGAGTGTGGTAGATGCAGCGACAGGTGGCGTTAACCTTTTTGCGCGATTGAATGGACTTGATCAGCGCACGAAACTCCGACCCGGGATATTCGTGGAGGTTTCTTTGGAAGATCGCCCATATCTGAATGTAGTGCAGTTACCAGAGACTGCACTGTACGATGATACGATATATGTAATCAAAAATAATCGATTACAGGCTCGCAAAGTTACACTTGCAAGCCGTCTTGGCGATGAAGTTTTAGTTTCCGGAGAAATTGAGCGGGGTGACCTTATTGTAACCACTAGTTTCAATGAGATCGGACCCGGTTTGCGAGTAACGGTGCCCTAA
- a CDS encoding MFS transporter: MQKKLPSQNIPDNKSRRAISVRLAAYYTANFAKGGVQFPWWQVFLEGRGFSTPEIGWLMGLRFWVGFLSGPLIARFADRFGERRRIMIALAVGMFLSYWLYLYLDSFWAFAFIGVVVAAFQAPIGPLGDSLTIINAQRSGVDYGRVRLWGSASFIITVLLAGLMLEKTSSEAILWAIITLSIFIVVGCWFLPDTRVEPKVLHWTATFRLLFQPTFALFIVTIAFLQTSHAILYGFGTIYWIENGISKTTIALLWVEGVIAEIILFWFGTKLNGRHGPVGLMIFAAVAGVLRWTLTGLSLNIWIIGFAQLLHAFTFGAAYLGAMEFLKQAAPEELAASAQALFNAIAMGLAFAIALPLAGYIFAEFGGASYWLMAVLSAIGGGGALLLGRLWMGQRLVIGPK, translated from the coding sequence ATGCAAAAAAAACTACCCTCACAAAATATTCCTGACAATAAATCTAGGCGGGCAATCTCGGTGCGTCTTGCAGCATATTATACGGCTAACTTTGCAAAAGGTGGTGTGCAATTCCCTTGGTGGCAAGTTTTTCTAGAGGGTCGTGGGTTTAGCACTCCAGAAATCGGATGGCTAATGGGACTTCGTTTCTGGGTTGGGTTTTTATCGGGCCCATTGATTGCGCGCTTTGCTGACCGATTTGGTGAGCGCCGCAGAATTATGATTGCTCTTGCTGTCGGGATGTTTCTCTCTTATTGGCTTTATTTGTACTTAGACAGCTTTTGGGCGTTTGCTTTTATCGGGGTCGTAGTTGCAGCATTCCAGGCACCTATCGGGCCACTTGGGGACTCGTTAACTATAATTAATGCCCAGCGATCCGGAGTTGATTATGGTCGAGTTCGGCTTTGGGGCTCAGCGAGTTTTATTATTACTGTTTTACTCGCGGGCCTAATGCTGGAAAAAACCTCCTCCGAAGCAATACTCTGGGCTATAATTACGTTATCCATTTTTATTGTGGTTGGGTGTTGGTTTTTACCTGATACCCGAGTTGAACCTAAGGTGCTGCACTGGACTGCTACCTTCCGCCTTCTTTTTCAGCCAACTTTCGCGCTATTCATCGTAACAATCGCATTTCTGCAGACTAGTCACGCGATCCTTTATGGTTTTGGTACCATCTATTGGATTGAGAACGGTATCTCAAAGACTACTATCGCTCTTCTTTGGGTCGAAGGAGTTATAGCTGAGATAATCTTGTTTTGGTTCGGGACAAAATTGAATGGCCGTCACGGGCCGGTAGGGCTAATGATTTTTGCTGCTGTTGCGGGCGTGCTGCGTTGGACATTGACTGGGCTATCGTTAAACATTTGGATTATTGGGTTTGCGCAGTTACTGCATGCATTTACGTTTGGTGCGGCATACCTAGGCGCTATGGAGTTCCTAAAGCAAGCTGCACCTGAGGAATTAGCTGCCTCGGCGCAAGCATTGTTTAATGCTATCGCAATGGGGTTAGCTTTTGCAATCGCGCTGCCTTTAGCAGGCTACATTTTCGCTGAATTCGGCGGAGCAAGCTATTGGCTAATGGCTGTCTTATCTGCAATCGGTGGGGGTGGAGCTCTTCTGCTTGGGCGCCTGTGGATGGGGCAAAGGTTGGTGATTGGACCGAAATAA
- a CDS encoding acetate--CoA ligase family protein: protein MNKPRAPVASLEPLLNPRTVAIIGASQDESRIGGMPIRYMQRYGYSGDIFPINPKHRKIQGLDAHARIGDIGKEIDVAIMAVPAKIAVEIAEECAAAGVKSICAFTSGFAEMDKDGKDKQNRLRAIAENYGIRILGPNCLGYFNTKFRYYATFSTSILHGEPQVGNIGLVSQSGAFGSHCFVLGRERGLGFTYMITTGNEVDVDVADCIAYLAQHQETKVIAVYMEGCQDGERLKAALGMAFEASKPVVVQKVGRTHLGAKAALSHTASLAGVDEVYDAVFAEFNVHRVNTAAELIDVAYLLSFGILPAGNKLAVATISGGAGVLMADAAADAGLNMPKMPKATQERLKKIIPFAGPQNPVDFTAQVYNEFPTITEYVRAIFEEGGYDSVIVFFSSLLYSNSLTAKIIEALLPVRREFPDRLFMFCAMGPAKNRRKIEECNIPVLEDPTSAVNAIAAVSAIGTGFASKKTKSAIKVKAATLPKGRVNEVAAKLILAQLGIRSPKEILVNTKAEAISAARDINKSVALKIVSTDIVHKTDIGGVKLGISGAEMVGDAFEKIMNNSKAAVPKATIDGVLISEMVDEGVETILGIQNDPLFGPVVMFGLGGLFAEAIEDIAFKLAPLDEATAMEMVIKIRGFQVLSGARGTAPVDLQSLAKVIAQLSNYAYAHRDILQTIEINPLRVLKKGLLALDAVIITRYAN, encoded by the coding sequence ATGAATAAACCTAGAGCCCCAGTAGCAAGTCTGGAGCCTTTGTTAAATCCCCGCACAGTCGCAATTATAGGGGCCTCTCAAGATGAGAGCAGAATAGGCGGCATGCCAATTAGGTATATGCAGCGTTACGGTTACTCCGGCGACATTTTCCCTATCAATCCAAAACATAGGAAAATACAAGGCCTTGATGCACATGCGAGGATTGGTGATATCGGAAAAGAAATAGACGTCGCAATCATGGCAGTGCCTGCGAAAATTGCGGTTGAAATAGCGGAAGAATGTGCTGCTGCAGGAGTCAAATCAATATGCGCATTCACATCTGGATTTGCGGAAATGGACAAAGATGGAAAAGATAAACAAAACCGTCTAAGAGCAATTGCTGAAAATTATGGGATACGAATTTTAGGGCCCAATTGCTTAGGGTATTTCAATACAAAATTTCGTTATTACGCGACCTTCTCAACATCCATTCTGCATGGCGAACCACAGGTCGGAAATATTGGCTTGGTGAGCCAGTCTGGTGCATTTGGAAGCCATTGTTTTGTTCTGGGTCGCGAACGCGGGCTAGGCTTTACCTACATGATAACTACAGGCAATGAGGTCGACGTCGACGTAGCCGACTGCATTGCTTACCTTGCCCAGCACCAAGAGACTAAAGTTATTGCCGTTTATATGGAGGGCTGTCAGGATGGAGAGAGACTTAAGGCAGCTTTAGGTATGGCATTTGAAGCATCTAAGCCAGTAGTTGTTCAAAAAGTGGGCAGAACCCACTTGGGTGCCAAAGCCGCCCTTTCTCACACCGCCTCGCTAGCCGGCGTTGACGAAGTTTATGATGCTGTCTTCGCAGAATTCAATGTTCATCGCGTTAACACAGCGGCGGAATTAATTGACGTTGCCTATCTGCTGAGTTTTGGCATATTGCCGGCGGGAAATAAACTTGCAGTCGCAACAATCTCGGGTGGAGCAGGCGTTTTAATGGCGGATGCTGCTGCAGATGCAGGTCTTAACATGCCGAAAATGCCGAAGGCCACACAAGAAAGACTTAAAAAAATTATTCCTTTTGCCGGACCCCAGAACCCTGTCGATTTCACAGCTCAGGTATACAATGAATTTCCAACAATAACAGAATATGTCCGGGCGATTTTTGAAGAAGGTGGATACGACAGCGTGATAGTATTCTTCTCCTCCTTACTTTATTCCAACTCCTTGACTGCTAAGATTATCGAAGCACTTCTGCCTGTCAGGAGAGAATTTCCTGATCGTCTTTTTATGTTTTGTGCTATGGGCCCAGCAAAGAACAGAAGAAAAATTGAAGAGTGTAACATCCCGGTACTTGAAGACCCTACAAGTGCTGTAAATGCTATTGCTGCTGTAAGCGCTATTGGGACCGGTTTTGCCAGTAAAAAAACAAAATCTGCGATTAAGGTAAAAGCCGCTACGCTACCTAAAGGCAGAGTAAACGAGGTTGCTGCAAAATTAATTCTCGCGCAACTGGGAATTAGATCACCAAAAGAGATCTTGGTAAATACGAAGGCTGAAGCGATTTCCGCCGCCAGAGACATCAACAAATCTGTCGCACTCAAGATAGTATCAACCGATATTGTGCACAAAACAGATATTGGTGGCGTAAAACTTGGTATTTCTGGTGCTGAAATGGTTGGTGATGCTTTTGAAAAAATAATGAATAATTCCAAAGCTGCAGTGCCTAAAGCCACAATTGACGGAGTGTTAATAAGTGAAATGGTCGATGAAGGTGTTGAAACAATTTTGGGTATTCAGAATGACCCTCTTTTTGGTCCAGTGGTTATGTTTGGACTGGGTGGTTTGTTTGCAGAAGCTATTGAAGATATAGCATTTAAGCTAGCGCCTCTCGACGAGGCAACGGCAATGGAGATGGTAATAAAAATTAGGGGTTTTCAAGTTTTATCTGGAGCGCGCGGGACAGCGCCAGTAGACTTACAATCACTAGCTAAAGTTATTGCACAACTTTCCAACTATGCATACGCCCATAGGGATATCTTACAAACAATAGAAATAAATCCGCTTCGTGTTTTAAAAAAGGGCTTATTGGCATTGGACGCTGTAATAATAACTCGATATGCAAATTAA
- a CDS encoding C40 family peptidase, with amino-acid sequence MSITENYDKRLHPIREDGSYAEPIDTAQVVTGHTVLRGLPKKNAPIESQLLYGERVDIFEKSEKFTWVRNRTDGYIGYVASNALDKIIAPPKHRVSALRTFLYPKPDLKTQPLDLISLTSTVHINEEKNGFGKTPHGWIWSAHLSPIDQYETNLTAVACAFLGTPYLWGGRTSIGLDCSALVQLALASCGLKLPRDTDLQENALPEVEDWSGNEEDLMPGDLIYWSGHVALSLGQGRLIHANAKHMAVTADIFEEVVSRIQNENGGTITSIRRSTHSPENN; translated from the coding sequence ATGAGCATCACTGAAAATTATGACAAACGGCTACATCCAATACGCGAGGACGGCTCTTACGCTGAACCAATCGATACAGCCCAAGTGGTAACTGGCCATACCGTATTGCGAGGTTTGCCAAAAAAAAATGCGCCCATCGAAAGTCAATTACTCTACGGTGAACGGGTGGACATTTTTGAAAAATCTGAAAAATTTACGTGGGTAAGGAATAGAACTGACGGATATATCGGGTATGTGGCCTCAAATGCTCTTGATAAAATAATTGCGCCACCCAAGCATCGTGTAAGCGCTCTTAGGACCTTCTTATATCCAAAGCCCGATCTTAAAACTCAGCCATTAGACCTGATTAGCCTGACAAGCACAGTCCATATTAACGAAGAGAAAAATGGTTTTGGCAAAACTCCCCATGGTTGGATTTGGAGTGCCCATTTGTCGCCCATTGATCAATATGAAACCAACCTTACTGCAGTCGCCTGTGCATTTCTGGGCACACCATATTTATGGGGCGGGCGAACTAGCATCGGATTGGATTGTTCCGCACTGGTTCAACTAGCACTGGCTAGCTGTGGCTTGAAATTACCAAGAGATACAGACTTACAAGAAAATGCCTTGCCAGAAGTCGAGGATTGGTCCGGTAATGAAGAAGATCTTATGCCAGGTGACCTTATTTATTGGTCGGGACACGTCGCTCTTTCACTCGGACAGGGGCGCTTAATCCATGCTAACGCTAAGCATATGGCGGTAACAGCAGACATCTTCGAAGAAGTTGTGTCCCGCATACAAAACGAAAATGGAGGCACAATAACTAGCATCCGTCGTTCAACACATTCACCTGAAAATAACTAG